A stretch of Atribacterota bacterium DNA encodes these proteins:
- a CDS encoding anaerobic ribonucleoside-triphosphate reductase activating protein: MTVLEKKYQVNQKIRIRKLISTSLIDWEGLIVSTLYVGGCNFRCPFCYNVDLITNPQQFSIIPEEDIVTFLKERKDFLDGICLSGGEPTIYDDLPEFLVKIRKHNIKIKLDTNGSQPERLAEIIERNLVDFIAMDIKSCLKPEAYKKAIGINDEQVISKIKKSINLIRCAGIEYEFRTTVIPIFHDEKTIEEIAREIKGSNQYVLQNFINNGQLLDKQLVDIVPYPPHKIEEFRSKIEPYVERCKVR; encoded by the coding sequence TTGACTGTATTAGAAAAAAAATACCAAGTAAATCAAAAAATTAGAATAAGGAAACTAATTTCAACCTCTTTAATAGATTGGGAGGGGCTGATTGTATCAACTTTGTATGTAGGAGGATGTAATTTTCGATGTCCTTTCTGTTATAATGTTGATTTAATCACCAATCCTCAACAGTTTTCCATAATCCCAGAAGAAGATATAGTTACCTTCCTCAAGGAAAGGAAAGATTTTCTAGATGGAATATGCCTCAGTGGTGGAGAACCAACAATTTATGATGATTTACCTGAATTTCTTGTCAAGATCAGAAAACATAATATAAAAATTAAACTTGATACCAATGGTAGTCAACCGGAGAGGTTAGCGGAAATTATTGAGAGAAATCTGGTTGATTTCATTGCTATGGATATTAAAAGTTGTTTGAAGCCGGAAGCATATAAAAAAGCCATTGGTATTAATGATGAGCAGGTTATTAGCAAAATAAAAAAGAGTATTAATCTAATCAGATGTGCTGGAATTGAATATGAATTTAGAACAACGGTAATACCGATTTTTCATGATGAAAAGACTATAGAAGAAATTGCCCGAGAAATTAAGGGTTCAAATCAATATGTGTTACAGAATTTCATTAATAACGGCCAATTGTTAGATAAACAACTGGTAGATATTGTTCCTTATCCACCGCACAAAATCGAAGAGTTCAGGAGCAAGATTGAACCTTATGTGGAAAGATGTAAGGTTAGATAA
- a CDS encoding thioredoxin family protein — translation MLKMKIFWQKDCPNCPGAKDIGKILEEELEVQYYDVNTVDGLAEACIYQVMSTPSIVLVTEKGKEIESWRGILPEIDCIRKKIPSKSKN, via the coding sequence ATGTTGAAGATGAAAATTTTCTGGCAAAAGGACTGCCCTAATTGTCCTGGAGCAAAAGACATAGGAAAAATATTAGAAGAAGAGTTAGAAGTGCAATATTATGATGTCAACACAGTGGATGGTTTAGCTGAAGCATGTATATACCAGGTTATGAGTACACCTTCTATTGTACTTGTAACAGAGAAAGGAAAAGAAATAGAATCTTGGAGGGGGATATTACCGGAAATTGACTGTATTAGAAAAAAAATACCAAGTAAATCAAAAAATTAG
- the nrdD gene encoding anaerobic ribonucleoside-triphosphate reductase, which yields MVEKIKKREGHLVPFDREKIYHAILAAMEAVGEKDELQARKVTDHVIYHLEVNFEKKIPSVEEIQDMVEEQLVASSLTKVAKAYIIYRNKKNELRKKLIVRNEEKSYKNTTEMSLLVSTSTEETVTPWDRNRIINALVKEAKLSTAVAEKIAKKVEGKILSLNFTNVSTALIRELVDNELFTRGYEKIWRKQKIIGMPTYDLKRLFLSKTKENSNIATNNPEAINLAIAENTIKQYMLQEVFSQEVSDAHLKGVIHIHDLGYPRIYCSGHSLEYIKKFGLNLDNLDTSSSPARYARTLTGHLNTFLSSMQAYYAGALGIAYLNIFYAPYLAGISYREMRQEAQYLIFSGSQNAFSRGGQSLFLDFNVHLGIPEHLKDVPAIGPGGEYTGKTYQDYKKESQLFLRALMEVWAAGDSSGKVFAFPKMDLHINEASFQDPEEIELLKYACQIASDNGTPYFIFDRDSVTLAACCRLKNEITDMEMIRHPEKLRFAGIQNVTINLPQCAYRATKNNDRGKSYSEQEKFNQFFEQIESALQLVVKAHQEKKLFLQQLMSSPEAPLWQIGKMSPDGRPYVDLEKGTYLVGLIGLNESMQYLTGYQLHENDDAYLWGLKTVSFLHLKCKDYSKRYGMILSLEESPAESAAGRLAKIDLREFPESEKVIKGSIADDECYYTNSIHFAASADVDLIIRIIKQGKFHPLIKSGAIIHAFVGEKKPPAESIYNLIYKVWKNTPAAQITISPEFTVCNRCRKVSRGLQDFCINCHSDDVYGITRIVGYYSKINNWNKNKIGELKDRKLGNYKIN from the coding sequence ATGGTGGAGAAAATCAAAAAGAGAGAAGGTCATCTGGTTCCTTTTGATAGAGAAAAGATATACCATGCCATTTTGGCCGCAATGGAAGCGGTGGGAGAAAAAGACGAGTTGCAAGCTCGTAAGGTAACTGATCATGTAATATATCACCTGGAAGTAAACTTTGAGAAAAAGATTCCCTCTGTGGAAGAGATTCAGGATATGGTAGAGGAACAGCTTGTTGCATCTAGTTTGACTAAAGTAGCCAAAGCTTACATTATTTATCGCAACAAAAAAAATGAACTGAGAAAAAAGCTAATTGTAAGAAATGAAGAGAAATCTTATAAGAATACCACCGAGATGTCACTTCTGGTTTCTACTTCAACTGAAGAAACGGTTACTCCCTGGGATCGAAATAGAATAATTAATGCCCTGGTTAAAGAGGCTAAGCTTTCCACAGCAGTAGCAGAGAAAATTGCTAAAAAGGTAGAAGGAAAAATTTTGAGTTTAAATTTTACCAATGTTTCCACTGCTTTAATAAGGGAACTGGTAGACAATGAATTATTTACCAGAGGATATGAAAAGATATGGAGAAAACAAAAGATTATTGGTATGCCTACCTATGATTTAAAAAGATTATTTCTATCTAAAACCAAAGAGAATAGTAATATTGCTACCAACAATCCGGAAGCAATTAATTTAGCAATAGCAGAAAATACCATAAAACAGTATATGCTGCAGGAAGTTTTTAGTCAAGAAGTATCAGATGCCCATTTAAAAGGTGTAATACATATTCATGATCTGGGATATCCTCGTATTTATTGTTCAGGGCATTCCCTGGAGTATATCAAGAAATTCGGCTTGAATTTAGATAATCTCGATACCTCTTCTTCGCCAGCAAGGTATGCCCGTACCCTTACCGGACATCTCAATACCTTCTTATCTTCAATGCAGGCTTATTATGCAGGAGCATTGGGGATTGCCTATTTAAATATATTTTATGCTCCTTATTTAGCCGGAATATCTTACCGGGAGATGAGGCAGGAAGCACAGTATCTTATTTTTAGCGGTTCCCAGAATGCCTTTTCCAGAGGAGGACAGAGTTTATTTTTAGACTTTAATGTTCATTTAGGAATACCCGAACATCTCAAAGATGTTCCAGCTATTGGACCAGGCGGAGAGTATACCGGGAAAACATATCAAGATTATAAAAAAGAATCACAGTTATTTCTAAGAGCTTTAATGGAGGTGTGGGCAGCAGGAGATTCAAGCGGGAAAGTATTTGCTTTCCCTAAAATGGATTTGCATATCAATGAAGCATCTTTTCAGGACCCTGAGGAAATAGAGTTGCTTAAATATGCCTGTCAGATTGCTTCAGACAACGGTACACCCTATTTTATCTTTGACCGGGATAGTGTAACACTTGCTGCCTGCTGTAGATTAAAGAATGAGATAACTGATATGGAAATGATTAGACATCCCGAAAAATTAAGATTTGCCGGAATTCAAAATGTTACTATCAATCTTCCTCAATGTGCTTACCGGGCTACAAAAAATAATGATCGAGGAAAATCCTATAGTGAACAAGAGAAATTTAATCAATTTTTTGAACAAATTGAATCTGCTCTTCAATTAGTAGTTAAAGCACATCAGGAAAAGAAATTATTCCTACAACAATTGATGAGTTCACCAGAAGCTCCTTTGTGGCAAATAGGTAAGATGAGTCCTGATGGCAGACCTTATGTAGATTTGGAAAAAGGTACTTATTTGGTAGGATTAATAGGATTAAATGAGTCAATGCAATATTTAACTGGCTATCAGCTTCATGAAAATGATGATGCCTATTTGTGGGGATTAAAGACTGTTTCTTTCTTACATCTTAAATGTAAGGATTATAGTAAAAGATATGGTATGATATTATCTTTAGAAGAGTCACCAGCAGAAAGTGCTGCAGGAAGATTAGCTAAAATTGATTTAAGGGAGTTTCCAGAAAGTGAAAAGGTGATAAAGGGAAGCATTGCGGATGATGAGTGTTACTATACTAATAGTATTCATTTTGCCGCTTCTGCCGATGTAGATCTTATTATCAGGATTATTAAACAGGGCAAGTTCCATCCTTTAATTAAGAGCGGAGCAATTATTCATGCCTTTGTAGGTGAAAAAAAACCTCCCGCTGAGAGTATCTATAATCTGATATATAAAGTATGGAAAAATACTCCTGCCGCTCAAATTACCATTTCACCGGAATTTACAGTCTGCAATCGCTGTCGCAAGGTGAGTAGAGGCTTACAGGATTTTTGTATCAATTGTCATAGTGATGATGTTTACGGTATTACTAGAATCGTTGGTTATTATAGCAAGATTAATAATTGGAATAAGAATAAGATAGGAGAATTAAAAGATAGAAAGCTGGGTAATTATAAGATTAACTAA